Proteins encoded in a region of the Pieris napi chromosome 5, ilPieNapi1.2, whole genome shotgun sequence genome:
- the LOC125049950 gene encoding probable myosin light chain kinase DDB_G0279831 isoform X1 translates to MAAQPSRKPPDNVLFRGPPPSLPPIVLLPNNLSCDSANENTLKNAILESTEYPHGLNEINNVGLPTLDDQYNEIINHNMSGGNSDDYCYINFIRRGRSLNDIVSDLYYASTTEESDISNILTRCRSEPDLSKYDLYLEADVVVDNSGIQVPPSLVLNNPFYDNSNAYNNPHINQNMVVLPENYLAFEDSFVPSWDYKPELLVDKDINTGMYYDGLPLIPSNDPWSLYNSNNNPYEYYSPQFDMPIADCMQYTRLNELDFGIPQFMNLPPEEAIKIKEIDINEDDACTSGGTDTIKDNFEDAQVVAQLIPSLSPVNKEDNKDSIIDSLTNRESSRISDEESLNADTSVDVTSSLAFIPSSKSSVRPTHCSDDTSDDTSPCSSDYHEASALDLANSLEELSCDSDEFSQSKSDPSPLYIEENNKLVKSDSQVECNNNLLTSNKIPVTVPLSQLPCIPDIKSLENEPEVGPTHSQNKDVNISNNTVQKVSNSGTPKEVDQISKVSTVVSPKEPIQVKPIKPIPQRPRPPAVPPAWLTKPSINAVNQNVPQINLQNAEGSTKILNIPKKLQQTSQLKPEPQPSCSYVPPQPQQAQMSQMKPDKQPKEVESSRARSSVKDDKDGHLVYWPGYVMGARYKIIDTLGEGTFGKVVEVKDLEMEHRMALKIIKNVEKYREAAKLEINVLENLAEIDPDCKNLCVKMLDWFEYHGHMCIAFEMLGQSVFDFLKDNSYQPYPLEQVRHIAYQLIYSVLFLHDNKLTHTDLKPENILFVDSDYEVVSVYSSSKKKHELRRVKRSDVRLIDFGSATFDHEHHSTIVSTRHYRAPEVILELGWSQPCDVWSIGCIMFELHLGITLFQTHDNREHLAMMERILGPIPYRMARKTRTKYFYHGKLDWDEKSSAGRYVRDNCKPLLRYMANTSEEHRQLFELIARMLEYEPLQRITLREALNHPFFSKLPPHQRLGSDRARCNGEGSGSRERSHSLSR, encoded by the exons ATGGCTGCCCAGCCATCGCGTAAACCTCCCGATAATGTGCTATTTCGTGGTCCACCGCCTTCATTGCCCCCAATAGTTCTCTTACCGAATAATTTATCATGTGACAGTGCCAATGAAAATACTCTAAAGAACGCTATCCTTGAATCAACTGAATACCCGCATGGCTTAAACGAAATAAACAACGTTGGATTGCCAACTTTAGATGATCAATacaatgaaattataaatcacAACATGTCCGGAGGCAATAGTGATGATTATTGTTACATCAACTTTATACGAAGAGGTAGGAGTTTAAACGATATTGTATCGGATTTGTATTATGCTAGCACTACAGAAGAAAGCGATATAAGCAATATATTAACTAGGTGTAGATCAGAGCCAGATCTTTCTAAGTATGATTTGTATCTTGAAGCTGATGTTGTGGTAGATAATTCTGGGATACAAGTTCCACCATCACTAGTTCTTAATAACCCCTTTTACGACAATTCTAATGCATATAATAATCCTCATATTAACCAAAATATGGTTGTATTACCAGAAAATTATTTAGCCTTCGAGGACTCTTTTGTACCTTCCTGGGATTATAAACCAGAACTTCTCGTAGATAAAGATATTAACACAGGAATGTATTACGACGGATTACCTCTCATACCTTCAAATGATCCCTGGTCACTTTACAACTCTAATAACAATCCTTACGAATATTATTCACCCCAGTTTGATATGCCTATTGCTGATTGTATGCAATATACGAGACTAAATGAATTAGATTTTGGAATACCGCAATTCATGAATTTGCCACCGGAAGAagctattaaaattaaagaaattgataTCAATGAAGACGATGCTTGTACGTCAGGGGGTACAGAcacaataaaagataattttgaagATGCTCAAGTAGTTGCCCAATTAATACCTTCTCTTTCACCTGTCAATAAGGAGGATAACAAGGACAGTATTATAGATTCTTTAACAAATCGGGAATCGTCAAGAATCAGCGACGAAGAGTCATTGAATGCAGACACATCAGTAGATGTTACATCTAGCTTAGCATTCATACCAAGTAGTAAAAGTTCAGTGAGACCAACCCACTGCTCAGACGATACCAGCGACGACACTTCGCCGTGTTCTTCTGATTATCATGAAGCTTCTGCACTTGACTTAGCAAACAGTTTAGAAGAGTTGTCGTGTGATAGTGACGAATTTTCACAAAGCAAAAGTGACCCTTCGCCCCTGTATATagaggaaaataataaattagttaaaagtGATTCCCAAGTGGAAtgcaataacaatttattaacgTCTAATAAAATACCAGTTACAGTGCCATTAAGTCAACTACCATGCATACCTGATATAAAGTCCTTAGAAAATGAGCCCGAAGTAGGACCAACTCACTCCCAAAACAAAGatgtaaatatatcaaataatacGGTGCAGAAAGTGTCTAACAGTGGCACGCCTAAAGAGGTTGATCAAATTAGTAAAGTGTCTACCGTCGTTTCTCCAAAAGAACCAATACAAGTGAAGCCAATAAAGCCAATACCACAGCGTCCTCGTCCACCCGCAGTGCCTCCAGCTTGGTTGACCAAGCCTAGTATAAATGCTGTGAATCAGAATGTACCACAGATTAACTTGCAAAACGCAGAAGGGTcaacaaaaatactaaatataccAAAGAAGTTACAACAGACCAGTCAACTGAAACCTGAACCCCAGCCGTCTTGCTCCTATGTACCTCCACAACCCCAGCAGGCACAAATGTCGCAAATGAAACCTGATAAGCAACCGAAAGAAGTAGAG AGCTCCCGTGCACGCTCCTCCGTCAAGGACGACAAGGATGGACACCTGGTCTACTGGCCCGGATATGTCATGGGAGCAAGAT ACAAAATCATCGACACACTCGGTGAGGGCACATTCGGCAAGGTGGTGGAGGTGAAAGACTTGGAAAT GGAACACAGAATGGCTCTGAAGATTATTAAGAACGTCGAGAAGTACAGAGAGGCTGCAAAACTAGAAATTAATGTTTTGGAGAATTTGGCTGAGATTGATCCAGATTGTAAGAA TTTGTGCGTGAAAATGTTGGATTGGTTCGAATACCACGGACACATGTGCATCGCGTTTGAAATGCTCGGACAGAGTGTGTTCGACTTCCTG AAAGACAACAGCTACCAGCCCTACCCGCTGGAACAAGTGCGACATATCGCCTACCAGCTGATATACAGCGTGCTCTTCCTTCACGACAATAAACTCACACACACAGATCTCAAACCAGAGAACATCCTGTTTGTAGATAGCGATTATGAAGTCGTCTCTGTATATAGTAGTTCTAAGAAG AAGCACGAGCTGCGTCGCGTGAAGCGCAGCGACGTGCGCCTGATCGACTTCGGCAGCGCCACCTTTGACCACGAGCACCACAGCACCATCGTGTCCACGAGGCACTATCGGGCACCAGAGGTCATCCTGG AGCTGGGCTGGTCGCAGCCGTGCGACGTGTGGTCCATCGGGTGCATAATGTTTGAGTTGCATCTGGGCATCACCTTGTTCCAGACGCACGACAACCGAGAACACCTCGCCATGATGGAGAGGATCCTCGGACCCATTCCTTACAG aATGGCAAGAAAAACGCGAACAAAATACTTTTATCACGGCAAATTAGATTGGGACGAAAAGTCATCAGCTGGCAGATATGTTAGGGATAATTGTAAACCTTTATTG AGATACATGGCCAACACAAGTGAGGAACATCGTCAATTGTTCGAACTGATCGCTCGGATGTTAGAATACGAGCCCCTTCAACGCATCACGCTACGAGAAGCACTCAACCACCCTTTCTTCAGCAAACTGCCGCCGCACCAGAGGCTAG GCAGTGACCGCGCGCGTTGCAACGGCGAAGGGTCCGGTTCGCGTGAGCGGTCGCATTCGTTGAGTAGGTGA
- the LOC125049950 gene encoding serine/threonine-protein kinase Doa isoform X7 — protein MMPRTRRKHYASHSRSRSRSYEAKRRRIDDGPAEESYRKRSRSRDRASSEHSWRRRNDRSKRSHHRRSPTSHRRRRHHRDESSPRSPPEQSSRARSSVKDDKDGHLVYWPGYVMGARYKIIDTLGEGTFGKVVEVKDLEMEHRMALKIIKNVEKYREAAKLEINVLENLAEIDPDCKNLCVKMLDWFEYHGHMCIAFEMLGQSVFDFLKDNSYQPYPLEQVRHIAYQLIYSVLFLHDNKLTHTDLKPENILFVDSDYEVVSVYSSSKKKHELRRVKRSDVRLIDFGSATFDHEHHSTIVSTRHYRAPEVILELGWSQPCDVWSIGCIMFELHLGITLFQTHDNREHLAMMERILGPIPYRMARKTRTKYFYHGKLDWDEKSSAGRYVRDNCKPLLRYMANTSEEHRQLFELIARMLEYEPLQRITLREALNHPFFSKLPPHQRLGSDRARCNGEGSGSRERSHSLSR, from the exons CTCGGAGCATTCGTGGAGGCGGCGTAATGACCGATCTAAGCGATCTCATCATCGGCGATCACCGACATCGCACCGGCGGAGAAGACATCATCGCGACGAGTCTTCTCCTCGGTCACCCCCTGAACAG AGCTCCCGTGCACGCTCCTCCGTCAAGGACGACAAGGATGGACACCTGGTCTACTGGCCCGGATATGTCATGGGAGCAAGAT ACAAAATCATCGACACACTCGGTGAGGGCACATTCGGCAAGGTGGTGGAGGTGAAAGACTTGGAAAT GGAACACAGAATGGCTCTGAAGATTATTAAGAACGTCGAGAAGTACAGAGAGGCTGCAAAACTAGAAATTAATGTTTTGGAGAATTTGGCTGAGATTGATCCAGATTGTAAGAA TTTGTGCGTGAAAATGTTGGATTGGTTCGAATACCACGGACACATGTGCATCGCGTTTGAAATGCTCGGACAGAGTGTGTTCGACTTCCTG AAAGACAACAGCTACCAGCCCTACCCGCTGGAACAAGTGCGACATATCGCCTACCAGCTGATATACAGCGTGCTCTTCCTTCACGACAATAAACTCACACACACAGATCTCAAACCAGAGAACATCCTGTTTGTAGATAGCGATTATGAAGTCGTCTCTGTATATAGTAGTTCTAAGAAG AAGCACGAGCTGCGTCGCGTGAAGCGCAGCGACGTGCGCCTGATCGACTTCGGCAGCGCCACCTTTGACCACGAGCACCACAGCACCATCGTGTCCACGAGGCACTATCGGGCACCAGAGGTCATCCTGG AGCTGGGCTGGTCGCAGCCGTGCGACGTGTGGTCCATCGGGTGCATAATGTTTGAGTTGCATCTGGGCATCACCTTGTTCCAGACGCACGACAACCGAGAACACCTCGCCATGATGGAGAGGATCCTCGGACCCATTCCTTACAG aATGGCAAGAAAAACGCGAACAAAATACTTTTATCACGGCAAATTAGATTGGGACGAAAAGTCATCAGCTGGCAGATATGTTAGGGATAATTGTAAACCTTTATTG AGATACATGGCCAACACAAGTGAGGAACATCGTCAATTGTTCGAACTGATCGCTCGGATGTTAGAATACGAGCCCCTTCAACGCATCACGCTACGAGAAGCACTCAACCACCCTTTCTTCAGCAAACTGCCGCCGCACCAGAGGCTAG GCAGTGACCGCGCGCGTTGCAACGGCGAAGGGTCCGGTTCGCGTGAGCGGTCGCATTCGTTGAGTAGGTGA
- the LOC125049950 gene encoding dual specificity protein kinase CLK2 isoform X5: protein MVTSRIPAYSLNSEFNREFRSFRITRATPRSTLYAPAIVPIHEYPRVSVHERREALKAALAKAWSSKSNDKKKHDTWTAPSEQSRAGITAADFITKPPYKNGVNNEEVSRVALVRHEFESKEAERAALSRIENVQPASFTYGRYNGNGVDIKETLKNNCDKGLHKDLSFSDYLNNVPKCKTSFESNFVKNSKDERYTKRNGDDVIKRDEDNNLNVEYTSANGEMYDGMKYYRIAKGTESVQYKSYGKAETVKSKLLSTDGPKSVTSCNGEKLNGYSGAERRNSAQRSLTSGPKSVVDQRLAERLEVKVAELPALYLSVASWTPKSAAFQKSMREHEWSVSSEHSWRRRNDRSKRSHHRRSPTSHRRRRHHRDESSPRSPPEQSSRARSSVKDDKDGHLVYWPGYVMGARYKIIDTLGEGTFGKVVEVKDLEMEHRMALKIIKNVEKYREAAKLEINVLENLAEIDPDCKNLCVKMLDWFEYHGHMCIAFEMLGQSVFDFLKDNSYQPYPLEQVRHIAYQLIYSVLFLHDNKLTHTDLKPENILFVDSDYEVVSVYSSSKKKHELRRVKRSDVRLIDFGSATFDHEHHSTIVSTRHYRAPEVILELGWSQPCDVWSIGCIMFELHLGITLFQTHDNREHLAMMERILGPIPYRMARKTRTKYFYHGKLDWDEKSSAGRYVRDNCKPLLRYMANTSEEHRQLFELIARMLEYEPLQRITLREALNHPFFSKLPPHQRLGSDRARCNGEGSGSRERSHSLSR from the exons ATGGTGACTTCGAGAATACCAGCCTATTCTCTCAATTCGGAGTTCAACAGGGAGTTCAGAAGTTTTCGCATAACGCGAGCCACACCTCGGTCGACCCTCTATGCCCCAGCCATAGTTCCGATTCACGAGTACCCCAGGGTGAGCGTGCACGAACGAAGAGAGGCCCTTAAGGCCGCGCTAGCTAAAGCCTGGTCTTCAAAAAGCAACgataaaaagaaacatgacaCATGGACTGCTCCTAGCGAACAAAGCAGGGCCGGCATAACCGCTGccgattttattacaaaacctCCGTATAAAAACGGCGTTAATAATGAAGAGGTTTCGCGTGTTGCACTTGTCAGACATGAATTTGAAAGCAAAGAAGCAGAACGTGCAGCATTGAGCAGAATAGAAAACGTCCAGCCTGCCAGTTTTACTTATGGCCGATATAATGGAAACGGTGTCGATATTAAGGAAACATTAAAGAATAACTGTGATAAAGGATTGCATAAGGATTTAAGTTTTAGCGATTATCTAAACAATGTTCCTAAATGTAAAACTAGCTTCGAAAgtaattttgtcaaaaataGCAAGGACGAACGTTACACTAAACGAAACGGAGACGATGTCATTAAACGAGATGAAGACAATAATTTAAACGTCGAATACACAAGTGCAAACGGAGAAATGTACGATGGTATGAAATATTATCGAATCGCGAAAGGTACTGAATCGGTGCAATATAAGAGTTACGGTAAAGCCGAGACCGTTAAGAGTAAATTGCTCAGCACAGATGGTCCAAAAAGCGTAACGTCTTGCAACGGCGAGAAATTAAACGGGTACAGTGGTGCGGAACGGCGAAACAGTGCCCAGCGATCGCTTACTAGCGGCCCCAAATCCGTTGTAGACCAGCGATTAGCAGAACGCCTGGAAGTTAAGGTAGCTGAGCTGCCCGCTCTTTACCTCAGCGTTGCCTCTTGGACGCCCAAATCAGCCGCTTTCCAGAAGAGTATGCGCGAGCACGAGTGGAGCGTATC CTCGGAGCATTCGTGGAGGCGGCGTAATGACCGATCTAAGCGATCTCATCATCGGCGATCACCGACATCGCACCGGCGGAGAAGACATCATCGCGACGAGTCTTCTCCTCGGTCACCCCCTGAACAG AGCTCCCGTGCACGCTCCTCCGTCAAGGACGACAAGGATGGACACCTGGTCTACTGGCCCGGATATGTCATGGGAGCAAGAT ACAAAATCATCGACACACTCGGTGAGGGCACATTCGGCAAGGTGGTGGAGGTGAAAGACTTGGAAAT GGAACACAGAATGGCTCTGAAGATTATTAAGAACGTCGAGAAGTACAGAGAGGCTGCAAAACTAGAAATTAATGTTTTGGAGAATTTGGCTGAGATTGATCCAGATTGTAAGAA TTTGTGCGTGAAAATGTTGGATTGGTTCGAATACCACGGACACATGTGCATCGCGTTTGAAATGCTCGGACAGAGTGTGTTCGACTTCCTG AAAGACAACAGCTACCAGCCCTACCCGCTGGAACAAGTGCGACATATCGCCTACCAGCTGATATACAGCGTGCTCTTCCTTCACGACAATAAACTCACACACACAGATCTCAAACCAGAGAACATCCTGTTTGTAGATAGCGATTATGAAGTCGTCTCTGTATATAGTAGTTCTAAGAAG AAGCACGAGCTGCGTCGCGTGAAGCGCAGCGACGTGCGCCTGATCGACTTCGGCAGCGCCACCTTTGACCACGAGCACCACAGCACCATCGTGTCCACGAGGCACTATCGGGCACCAGAGGTCATCCTGG AGCTGGGCTGGTCGCAGCCGTGCGACGTGTGGTCCATCGGGTGCATAATGTTTGAGTTGCATCTGGGCATCACCTTGTTCCAGACGCACGACAACCGAGAACACCTCGCCATGATGGAGAGGATCCTCGGACCCATTCCTTACAG aATGGCAAGAAAAACGCGAACAAAATACTTTTATCACGGCAAATTAGATTGGGACGAAAAGTCATCAGCTGGCAGATATGTTAGGGATAATTGTAAACCTTTATTG AGATACATGGCCAACACAAGTGAGGAACATCGTCAATTGTTCGAACTGATCGCTCGGATGTTAGAATACGAGCCCCTTCAACGCATCACGCTACGAGAAGCACTCAACCACCCTTTCTTCAGCAAACTGCCGCCGCACCAGAGGCTAG GCAGTGACCGCGCGCGTTGCAACGGCGAAGGGTCCGGTTCGCGTGAGCGGTCGCATTCGTTGAGTAGGTGA
- the LOC125049950 gene encoding probable myosin light chain kinase DDB_G0279831 isoform X2: protein MAAQPSRKPPDNVLFRGPPPSLPPIVLLPNNLSCDSANENTLKNAILESTEYPHGLNEINNVGLPTLDDQYNEIINHNMSGGNSDDYCYINFIRRGRSLNDIVSDLYYASTTEESDISNILTRCRSEPDLSKYDLYLEADVVVDNSGIQVPPSLVLNNPFYDNSNAYNNPHINQNMVVLPENYLAFEDSFVPSWDYKPELLVDKDINTGMYYDGLPLIPSNDPWSLYNSNNNPYEYYSPQFDMPIADCMQYTRLNELDFGIPQFMNLPPEEAIKIKEIDINEDDACTSGGTDTIKDNFEDAQVVAQLIPSLSPVNKEDNKDSIIDSLTNRESSRISDEESLNADTSVDVTSSLAFIPSSKSSVRPTHCSDDTSDDTSPCSSDYHEASALDLANSLEELSCDSDEFSQSKSDPSPLYIEENNKLVKSDSQVECNNNLLTSNKIPVTVPLSQLPCIPDIKSLENEPEVGPTHSQNKDVNISNNTVQKVSNSGTPKEVDQISKVSTVVSPKEPIQVKPIKPIPQRPRPPAVPPAWLTKPSINAVNQNVPQINLQNAEGSTKILNIPKKLQQTSQLKPEPQPSCSYVPPQPQQAQMSQMKPDKQPKEVESSRARSSVKDDKDGHLVYWPGYVMGARYKIIDTLGEGTFGKVVEVKDLEMEHRMALKIIKNVEKYREAAKLEINVLENLAEIDPDCKNLCVKMLDWFEYHGHMCIAFEMLGQSVFDFLKDNSYQPYPLEQVRHIAYQLIYSVLFLHDNKLTHTDLKPENILFVDSDYEVVSVYSSSKKKHELRRVKRSDVRLIDFGSATFDHEHHSTIVSTRHYRAPEVILELGWSQPCDVWSIGCIMFELHLGITLFQTHDNREHLAMMERILGPIPYRMARKTRTKYFYHGKLDWDEKSSAGRYVRDNCKPLLRYMANTSEEHRQLFELIARMLEYEPLQRITLREALNHPFFSKLPPHQRLGHPFARATCFRQ, encoded by the exons ATGGCTGCCCAGCCATCGCGTAAACCTCCCGATAATGTGCTATTTCGTGGTCCACCGCCTTCATTGCCCCCAATAGTTCTCTTACCGAATAATTTATCATGTGACAGTGCCAATGAAAATACTCTAAAGAACGCTATCCTTGAATCAACTGAATACCCGCATGGCTTAAACGAAATAAACAACGTTGGATTGCCAACTTTAGATGATCAATacaatgaaattataaatcacAACATGTCCGGAGGCAATAGTGATGATTATTGTTACATCAACTTTATACGAAGAGGTAGGAGTTTAAACGATATTGTATCGGATTTGTATTATGCTAGCACTACAGAAGAAAGCGATATAAGCAATATATTAACTAGGTGTAGATCAGAGCCAGATCTTTCTAAGTATGATTTGTATCTTGAAGCTGATGTTGTGGTAGATAATTCTGGGATACAAGTTCCACCATCACTAGTTCTTAATAACCCCTTTTACGACAATTCTAATGCATATAATAATCCTCATATTAACCAAAATATGGTTGTATTACCAGAAAATTATTTAGCCTTCGAGGACTCTTTTGTACCTTCCTGGGATTATAAACCAGAACTTCTCGTAGATAAAGATATTAACACAGGAATGTATTACGACGGATTACCTCTCATACCTTCAAATGATCCCTGGTCACTTTACAACTCTAATAACAATCCTTACGAATATTATTCACCCCAGTTTGATATGCCTATTGCTGATTGTATGCAATATACGAGACTAAATGAATTAGATTTTGGAATACCGCAATTCATGAATTTGCCACCGGAAGAagctattaaaattaaagaaattgataTCAATGAAGACGATGCTTGTACGTCAGGGGGTACAGAcacaataaaagataattttgaagATGCTCAAGTAGTTGCCCAATTAATACCTTCTCTTTCACCTGTCAATAAGGAGGATAACAAGGACAGTATTATAGATTCTTTAACAAATCGGGAATCGTCAAGAATCAGCGACGAAGAGTCATTGAATGCAGACACATCAGTAGATGTTACATCTAGCTTAGCATTCATACCAAGTAGTAAAAGTTCAGTGAGACCAACCCACTGCTCAGACGATACCAGCGACGACACTTCGCCGTGTTCTTCTGATTATCATGAAGCTTCTGCACTTGACTTAGCAAACAGTTTAGAAGAGTTGTCGTGTGATAGTGACGAATTTTCACAAAGCAAAAGTGACCCTTCGCCCCTGTATATagaggaaaataataaattagttaaaagtGATTCCCAAGTGGAAtgcaataacaatttattaacgTCTAATAAAATACCAGTTACAGTGCCATTAAGTCAACTACCATGCATACCTGATATAAAGTCCTTAGAAAATGAGCCCGAAGTAGGACCAACTCACTCCCAAAACAAAGatgtaaatatatcaaataatacGGTGCAGAAAGTGTCTAACAGTGGCACGCCTAAAGAGGTTGATCAAATTAGTAAAGTGTCTACCGTCGTTTCTCCAAAAGAACCAATACAAGTGAAGCCAATAAAGCCAATACCACAGCGTCCTCGTCCACCCGCAGTGCCTCCAGCTTGGTTGACCAAGCCTAGTATAAATGCTGTGAATCAGAATGTACCACAGATTAACTTGCAAAACGCAGAAGGGTcaacaaaaatactaaatataccAAAGAAGTTACAACAGACCAGTCAACTGAAACCTGAACCCCAGCCGTCTTGCTCCTATGTACCTCCACAACCCCAGCAGGCACAAATGTCGCAAATGAAACCTGATAAGCAACCGAAAGAAGTAGAG AGCTCCCGTGCACGCTCCTCCGTCAAGGACGACAAGGATGGACACCTGGTCTACTGGCCCGGATATGTCATGGGAGCAAGAT ACAAAATCATCGACACACTCGGTGAGGGCACATTCGGCAAGGTGGTGGAGGTGAAAGACTTGGAAAT GGAACACAGAATGGCTCTGAAGATTATTAAGAACGTCGAGAAGTACAGAGAGGCTGCAAAACTAGAAATTAATGTTTTGGAGAATTTGGCTGAGATTGATCCAGATTGTAAGAA TTTGTGCGTGAAAATGTTGGATTGGTTCGAATACCACGGACACATGTGCATCGCGTTTGAAATGCTCGGACAGAGTGTGTTCGACTTCCTG AAAGACAACAGCTACCAGCCCTACCCGCTGGAACAAGTGCGACATATCGCCTACCAGCTGATATACAGCGTGCTCTTCCTTCACGACAATAAACTCACACACACAGATCTCAAACCAGAGAACATCCTGTTTGTAGATAGCGATTATGAAGTCGTCTCTGTATATAGTAGTTCTAAGAAG AAGCACGAGCTGCGTCGCGTGAAGCGCAGCGACGTGCGCCTGATCGACTTCGGCAGCGCCACCTTTGACCACGAGCACCACAGCACCATCGTGTCCACGAGGCACTATCGGGCACCAGAGGTCATCCTGG AGCTGGGCTGGTCGCAGCCGTGCGACGTGTGGTCCATCGGGTGCATAATGTTTGAGTTGCATCTGGGCATCACCTTGTTCCAGACGCACGACAACCGAGAACACCTCGCCATGATGGAGAGGATCCTCGGACCCATTCCTTACAG aATGGCAAGAAAAACGCGAACAAAATACTTTTATCACGGCAAATTAGATTGGGACGAAAAGTCATCAGCTGGCAGATATGTTAGGGATAATTGTAAACCTTTATTG AGATACATGGCCAACACAAGTGAGGAACATCGTCAATTGTTCGAACTGATCGCTCGGATGTTAGAATACGAGCCCCTTCAACGCATCACGCTACGAGAAGCACTCAACCACCCTTTCTTCAGCAAACTGCCGCCGCACCAGAGGCTAG GACACCCGTTTGCAAGAGCAACATGTTTTAG GCAGTGA